Proteins co-encoded in one Fusarium musae strain F31 chromosome 3, whole genome shotgun sequence genomic window:
- a CDS encoding hypothetical protein (EggNog:ENOG41): protein MPLVLDFLTQIRNFIRTQNGDELRAWLQVEPNSPQQYHNLASELRSQFRQQGLDNIVERTLPQEDDVPEGQATVWPGFVAFMKDYMAFWRDVNYDDLLGAHQLLSGLVNSCATAFAHPTYGAMLLKTSMSLSETLARLTMSLNKRPDLARRLRAVDEDKSIAESSAEIIQKIFTTCLTDRSSGRYAKPEGKKVGVYMFANLVLKLLFACRRTHLAKMIFVNISTISPPLSLYPAAQRVTFLYYLGRFNFSNNHYLRAALCLEGAYLQTPSQLVSHRTNILTYLIPCNILLGRFPSQLLLQRPECQTLAPVFFPICQAIRSGNFIQFQQHLAQHETWLFEKGLLLTLGNRLRPLLWRSLSRKTFLLTYVPPTDASSRKAATLDLADLHTLGVYLQHRLEGWLPAGPNSLGRSHTVNPLLMKALENNAQNPEATSTLAPPPGGPKSLRPNEGMIWGNAEVTVEDVEMTVATLVQQGLMHGFIAHGQGRFAIIGAKAKGSPVLAGWPNVWQINRERRYEDYDPDEVPGWVKE, encoded by the exons ATGCCTCTAGTCCTCGACTTCCTCACTCAGATCCGCAATTTCATCCGCACTCAAAATGGCGACGAGCTTCGCGCCTGGCTCCAGGTAGAGCCTAATTCTCCTCAGCAATACCACAACCTCGCATCTGAGCTACGCTCTCAATTCCGCCAGCAAGGCCTTGACAACATCGTTGAAAGGACGCTACCTCAGGAAGATGACGTCCCAGAAGGTCAGGCTACTGTGTGGCCTGGATTTGTGGCCTTTATGAAGGACTACATGGCCTTTTGGCGCGACGTCAATTATGATGATTTGCTGGGCGCGCATCAATTGCTTAGTGGGCTTGTCAA CTCCTGCGCAACCGCTTTTGCTCATCCTACCTACGGCGCCATGCTCTTGAAGACGAGCATGTCCCTGTCAGAGACGCTGGCTCGTCTCACAATGTCTTTGAACAAACGTCCTGACCTGGCGCGTCGTCTACGTGCTGTCGATGAGGATAAGAGCATAGCCGAATCTTCAGCAGAAATCATTCAAAAAATCTTCACAACATGTCTCACAGATCGATCCAGCGGTCGTTATGCGAAACCAGAGGGTAAAAAGGTTGGCGTTTACATGTTTGCCAACCtcgttctcaagcttctaTTTGCA TGCCGAAGAACACATCTCGCCAAAATGATCTTTGTCAACATTTCCACCATCTCTCCGCCACTATCTCTCTACCCTGCTGCTCAGCGCGTCACATTCCTCTACTACCTAGGCCGCTTCAACTTCTCAAACAACCACTACCTCCGGGCTGCGCTGTGCCTTGAGGGAGCATACCTTCAGACCCCATCGCAGCTGGTCTCTCACCGGACTAACATTCTCACTTATCTTATCCCCTGCAATATCCTTCTTGGACGCTTTCCATCACAATTATTGCTTCAGCGCCCAGAATGTCAGACTCTAGCGCCTGTTTTCTTTCCCATTTGCCAGGCTATCAGATCTGGTAACTTTATCCAATTTCAGCAGCATCTTGCGCAGCACGAGACATGGCTCTTTGAGAAGGGCTTGCTTTTAACCCTCGGTAACCGACTACGACCTCTGCTCTGGCGCTCACTAAGCAGAAAGACTTTCCTCCTCACATACGTCCCGCCCACCGATGCATCATCCCGAAAAGCCGCGACACTTGACCTTGCAGACCTTCACACACTCGGTGTATACCTTCAACACCGCCTCGAAGGCTGGCTTCCAGCCGGGCCAAACTCACTTGGTCGTTCCCATACCGTCAACCCTCTCCTTATGAAAGCCCTCGAGAACAATGCTCAAAATCCCGAAGCCACATCTACACTAGCTCCGCCACCCGGAGGGCCCAAATCTCTCCGGCCTAACGAGGGTATGATCTGGGGTAACGCAGAGGTCACAGTCGAGGACGTGGAGATGACTGTCGCAACGCTTGTTCAGCAGGGTTTGATGCATGGGTTTATCGCTCACGGGCAAGGTCGATTCGCTATTATCGGCGCCAAAGCCAAGGGCAGCCCTGTGCTTGCTGGCTGGCCCAACGTCTGGCAAATAAACCGAGAAAGGAGATATGAAGACTACGATCCTGATGAGGTACCAGGTTGGGTTAAGGAGTAA
- a CDS encoding hypothetical protein (EggNog:ENOG41~CAZy:GH132), with product MRLINLSAALLGALSAPSMVAGKQHGHRHNGLEHLRQHLPVQSSTLEKRGGQCQFPTDDPNMVAVTPDAKNAGWAMSPDQECKPGSYCPFACKPGMVMNQWDPDSTYEYPASMNGGLFCNKNGEIEKPFKGKPNCVSGTGSIEAVNKCGSKMSWCQTVLPGNEAMLIPTLVTSSATLAVPGSSYWCSTAAHFYINPPGTGEEGCIWGTESEPIGNWSPYVAGANTEANGQTFVKIGWNPIWEDSALKSKLPDFGVEIQCPDGGCNGLPCKIDPTKGEGNVGSSLSAKGAGGAAFCVVTVQKGSTAQIVAFSAGKGSSGGDDDDEETESSTVEAEPSTTAAAKTTSKEPVVSTTQEPSTTAEPTTSALSTTTSSTSSSTTSVETTSSAESSSTTEQETSSETTTEEPTSTIFTTATSKTTKHKTTKKVYPTVKPGIFRENGTSTYSSSESEETAAATEADSGAAPTQSKESEAGRHQGNTAVAGLVVAFIAAACFF from the exons ATGAGACTCATCAACCTTTCGGCTGCCCTTCTGGGCGCCTTATCTGCGCCATCAATGGTCGCTGGCAAGCAACACGGTCACCGTCACAATGGTCTTGAGCACTTGCGACAACATCTTCCCGTTCAGTCTTCGACTCTTGAGAAGCGTGGTGGACAATGCCAGTTCCCTACCGATGACCCCAACATGGTCGCCGTCACTCCCGATGCGAAGAACGCCGGTTGGGCTATGAGCCCCGATCAGGAGTGCAAGCCTGGATCTTACTGCCCTTTTGCCTGCAAGCCCGGTATGGTTATGAACCAATGGGATCCGGATTCTACTTATGAGTATCCCGCTTCAATG AACGGAGGTCTCTTCTGCAACAAGAACGGTGAAATTGAGAAGCCTTTCAAGGGCAAGCCCAACTGTGTTTCTGGCACTGGTTCCATTGAGGCCGTTAACAAGTGTGGTTCAAAGATGTCTTGGTGCCAGACTGTCCTGCCTGGTAACGAGGCTATGCTTATCCCTACTCTTGTTACATCTAGTGCAACTCTGGCTGTTCCCGGATCTTCGTACTGGTGCTCCACCGCTGCTCA CTTCTACATCAACCCCCCTGGTACTGGTGAGGAGGGCTGCATCTGGGGTACCGAGTCTGAGCCCATTGGCAACTGGAGCCCCTACGTTGCCGGTGCTAACACTGAGGCCAACGGCCAGACCTTTGTCAAGATTGGCTGGAACCCTATCTGGGAGGACTCAGCTCTGAAGAGCAAGCTGCCCGACTTCGGTGTTGAGATTCAGTGCCCTGACGGTGGTTGCAATGGCCTTCCTTGCAAGATCGATCCTACCAAGGGTGAGGGTAACGTTGGCAGCAGCCTTTCCGCTAAGGGTGCTGGCGGCGCTGCCTTCTGTGTTGTTACCGTGCAAAAGGGCAGCACTGCTCAGATCGTTGCCTTCTCCGCTGGCAAAGGCTCATCCGgcggtgatgacgatgacgaagagacCGAGTCTTCTACCGTTGAGGCTGAGCCCTCTACCACAGCCGCGGCCAAGACCACTTCCAAAGAGCCGGTTGTCTCTACCACCCAGGAGCCTTCGACTACCGCTGAGCCCACCACTTCGGCACTCTCTACCACCACTTCCtccacctccagctccacTACTAGTGTTGAGACTACCTCTTCTGCTGAGTCTAGCAGCACCACCGAGCAAGAGACTTCCTCCGAGACCACCACCGAGGAGCCTACGTCAACCATATTCACCACTGCTACTtccaagaccaccaagcACAAGACCACTAAGAAGGTCTACCCCACTGTCAAGCCTGGTATCTTCCGTGAGAATGGAACCTCTACCTACTCCTCCTCCGAGTCCGAGGAGACCGCTGCCGCCACTGAGGCCGACTCTGGAGCGGCTCCCACTCAGTCCAAGGAAAGCGAGGCAGGTCGCCATCAAGGCAACACTGCTGTCGCTGGCCTTGTCGTCGCATTCATCGCCGCCGCTTGTTTCTTCTAA
- a CDS encoding hypothetical protein (EggNog:ENOG41), with amino-acid sequence MKFTTALVSAVLAFTSFAEAAPRNTRRGESSKPLSLTAQLRLADTAADRFALLPEDDDFVFDFNKKQDNPGKGGELIAANRANFPALVGTGAGMAFGRIDPCGMNTLHVHPRSAELQVVTSGRLITEMVPENGVLDKDGKRRVIRTELTANMMTPFYQGSIHTQFNPDCEPATFIATFATEDFGTGQIADELVSLSDDVIAATFGQSIAGEDIDKVRQAVPKSIALGVDKCLETCGLKKRSI; translated from the exons ATGAAGTTCACCACTGCTCTCGTCTCCGCCGTCCTGGCCTTCACCTCCTTCGCCGAGGCAGCTCCTCGCAACACTCGACGAGGAGAATCTAGCAAGCCTCTCAGTCTGACTGCCCAGCTTCGACTCGCTGATAC TGCCGCTGACCGCTTTGCTCTCCTCCCCGAGGACGATGACTTTGTCTTTGACTTCAACAAGAAGCAGGACAACCCTGGAAAGGGCGGCGAGCTCATCGCTGCTAACCGTGCCAACTTCCCTGCTCTTGTTGGTACTGGCGCTGGCATGGCCTTTGGCAGAATCGATC CCTGTGGCATGAACACTCTTCACGTTCACCCTCGCTCCGCTGAACTCCAAGTCGTCACCTCCGGTCGTCTCATCACCGAGATGGTCCCCGAGAACGGCGTCCTcgacaaggatggcaagcGTCGTGTTATCCGCACCGAGCTCACAGCCAACATGATGACTCCCTTCTATCAAGGATCCATCCACACTCAGTTCAACCCTGACTGCGAACCTGCTACCTTCATAGCTACCTTTGCGACTGAGGACTTTGGCACTGGCCAGATCGCTGATGAACTTGTGTCTCTGAGCGACGATGTTATCGCTGCCACCTTTGGCCAGAGCATCGCTGGCGAGGATATCGACAAGGTCCGCCAGGCTGTTCCTAAGAGCATTGCTCTGGGTGTTGACAAGTGCCTTGAGACCTGTGGCCTCAAGAAGCGATCCATCTAA
- a CDS encoding hypothetical protein (EggNog:ENOG41): MTWPHTLQGKTTTTERMLYYSGVTQRVGDVDSGNTVTDFLDLERERGITIQSAAITFHWPRHQALAPGEHTKTINLIDTPGHQDFRFEVDRCLPILDGAVCIIDSVKGVEAHTERVWGSAHEFKVPRIVYCNKLDREGASFKKAVLEIGTRLKGWPLVCQIPWWEKEDFVGVIDIVNRVGYRWKSEREKKRYNTEELKEKLSSSNKDLLPEIETARQALVEGLADFDEAIMDEFLAENENIDGALIKEAIRRVIRSGDGRAIPVFAGSSFRHIGVEPLMDAIADYLPSPDERPSAEVRVGSAKHRLTEVLENSPKSARNQVASISSVFKVFNHPKEGVISFVRVYHGTLTRNAASFNTNILTHEKPMGILQIAANKTQDIQSLGVGQIGALRGLKKARTGDTLVTMNANKPIPENFRHVKIRPPEIPPPVAFLQVEPYGNVAAQQLQIALENTTREDPSLRYSRDPKTEQFTIQGMGKLHLDVSLYNMKQKYKIDADFGPIEVDYKECVTEPTRPQYTVFDRPVAGKPGKASCTVVLSPLENHHHETLLESCVERDGNIYHVAIPLTDETSTLDFDPEEARAQLLNGAIAGLARGPRRAAPIHGCHVTIALDTEPGACETPTGGHFSTAARTAVQAALRDAFEKEKIGILEPIMHVTITCPEVVAGTVQHDVTAGAGGQVLEVNDRSAESTGEDHIDVSKIYTPPDPYDSITSLRGKKSSARVVEIIAKVPYKEMLDYDNHLRSKTAGRHSMTMSFDSFAKVVGHREKGL, from the exons ATGACTTGGCCTCATACTTTACAGGGTAAAACTACTACTACTGAGCGAATGCTCTATTATAGTGGTGTCACGCAACGTGTTGGAG ATGTCGACTCTGGAAATACAGTAACCGACTTCCTCGACCTGGAGCGGGAAAGAGGCATCACCATTCAATCAGCAGCTATCACATTCCACTGGCCTAGACACCAAGCACTCGCACCAGGAGAACACACAAAGACAATCAACCTCATCGACACACCCGGCCATCAAGACTTTCGTTTCGAAGTTGACCGTTGTCTGCCCATTCTCGATGGAGCAGTCTGTATCATCGACTCAGTCAAAGGCGTTGAAGCTCACACAGAAAGAGTATGGGGATCTGCTCATGAGTTCAAAGTCCCCCGTATAGTGTACTGCAACAAACTTGATCGAGAGGGTGCTTCGTTCAAAAAAGCTGTTCTTGAGATCGGTACGCGTCTGAAAGGATGGCCGCTTGTCTGTCAGATCCCTTGGTGGGAGAAAGAGGATTTTGTTGGTGTGATTGATATTGTCAACAGAGTCGGATACCGATGGAAGTCGGAACGTGAAAAGAAGCGATACAATACTGAGGAACTTAAAGAGAAGCTCTCAAGTTCTAACAAGGATCTTTTACCAGAGATTGAGACTGCGAGACAGGCCTTGGTTGAGGGTCTTGCGGATTTTGATGAGGCTATCATGGATGAGTTTCTGGCTGAGAACGAAAACATCGATGGTGCTTTGATAAAAGAGGCTATTCGGCGAGTTATCAGAAGTGGTGATGGTCGGGCCATTCCAGTCTTCGCCGGCTCAAGCTTCCGACATATTGGTGTTGAGCCACTGATGGACGCCATCGCCGATTATCTACCAAGCCCAGACGAACGTCCATCAGCAGAAGTCCGAGTCGGGTCAGCAAAGCATCGCTTGACAGAAGTTCTCGAAAACAGCCCCAAGTCCGCGAGGAACCAGGTTGCGTCTATTTCTTCGGTCTTCAAGGTCTTCAATCATCCCAAGGAGGGTGTCATCAGCTTCGTGCGAGTTTATCACGGCACACTTACCAGAAACGCAGCAAGTTTCAACACCAATATTCTTACACACGAAAAGCCCATGGGCATTCTTCAGATTGCTGCCAACAAGACACAGGATATTCAATCGCTGGGTGTCGGGCAGATCGGAGCTTTGAGAGGACTGAAGAAAGCCCGTACAGGCGATACACTTGTGACGATGAATGCCAACAAGCCCATCCCTGAGAACTTCCGCCATGTCAAGATTCGACCTCCCGAGATTCCACCACCCGTGGCGTTTCTACAAGTTGAGCCATACGGTAACGTTGCTGCTCAACAGCTCCAAATAGCCTTGGAAAACACAACAAGAGAAGATCCGAGTCTACGGTACAGCCGAGATCCCAAAACAGAACAATTCACAATTCAGGGGATGGGCAAGCTTCATCTCGATGTATCACTATACAACATGAAGCAAAAGTACAAGATCGATGCCGACTTCGGTCCTATCGAAGTTGACTACAAGGAATGCGTCACAGAGCCTACACGGCCACAATACACAGTCTTTGATCGTCCCGTCGCCGGCAAACCCGGCAAAGCTTCATGTACTGTTGTCCTATCTCCACTTGAAAACCATCATCACGAGACTTTATTAGAGTCATGCGTCGAGCGAGACGGCAACATATACCACGTCGCTATTCCCTTGACAGATGAGACTAGCACTCTCGACTTTGACCCAGAAGAGGCGAGGGCGCAGCTTCTCAACGGAGCCATCGCAGGTCTGGCGAGGGGCCCTCGTCGTGCAGCTCCCATTCACGGGTGCCACGTTACTATCGCGTTGGATACAGAACCCGGCGCCTGTGAAACTCCCACGGGAGGACATTTCAGCACTGCCGCTAGGACTGCCGTCCAGGCTGCTCTTCGCGATGCTttcgagaaagaaaagatcGGCATTCTTGAGCCTATCATGCATGTTACAATCACATGTCCAGAGGTTGTCGCCGGTACGGTACAGCATGATGtcactgctggtgctggtggtcaGGTTCTTGAGGTCAATGATCGATCTGCTGAGTCGACTGGCGAGGATCATATCGATGTGTCCAAGATTTACACGCCCCCTGATCCGTATGATTCTATCACTTCGCTGCGCGGTAAGAAGTCTTCGGCTAGAGTTGTTGAGATTATTGCCAAGGTCCCGTACAAGGAGATGCTGGACTATGATAACCATTTGAGAAGCAAGACTGCGGGGCGGCACTCGATGACAATGTCCTTTGACTCTTTTGCCAAGGTCGTTGGTCATCGCGAAAAGGGTCTGTAA
- a CDS encoding hypothetical protein (BUSCO:EOG09260SJV) yields the protein MPHKDADHPVVKRQKTAAPANASKATSDSSRIFAPFRTVGLVSPTSVPFTSIPLGKTTFQISTSVGRSIQTYDLRRGLNLVFITRPQTPADITATLAWKEKVFAAWGGSKKGDAQGIWVFQRGKKVDELALPSDLNEPVKQILILGIWTIVAATTRIEVFKTATLEHYTTIHTTPANNRGNEITGGIVSMPTFLNKIFVGRKDGWVEIWNVSTGKLIYTILPPAPDCGSVTCLEPSPALSLLAIAYSEGTLIITNVLTDKVTLRIEAGSSEAQVNSISFRTDGMGAGNDGRKDGVMATATAATGDVTFWDLNGGGRVMGVLRSAHNPPSYDGPLVRGGISKIEFLPGQPVVVTSGRDNSLKSWIFDETPFSPIPRILHSRSGHAGPVNCLEFLPTDFEGADAGNKWLLSGGQDRSLWGWSLRRDGQSTELSQGNIRKKAKKIGILATNALSHGPTTTLEDLKAPEITCMASSLNRDGGIGAMPGNQPIWQKSRDRKKAQDAEVSGMTGWESVVTAHKNDPYARTWFWGRKRAGRWAFPTGDETNVSTVAISPCGTFALIGAESGGIDMYNLQSGNHRQRFPSRLTPGQARQLKMQQLRQADDIVQMHAEATRQFPVGTGKHTKRITGLVVDSMNKNVVSCSLDGKIKFWDFLTGNLLEQIDWAPMTFPTGCRYHPASNLLAFSCDDLSIRVVDMETKRTIREFWGPQGAINDFCFSNDGRWIIAASQDCVIRVWDLPTSHLIDAIRLEKPCKALAMSVTGEYLAATIENELGVTLWTNKALFKHVPTRQISEKEIGQVSAPTVSGENSHGMLEGAFEEEQAEDEDTVVAPTIEQLSSELTTLSLVPKSRWQTLLHLDLIKERNKPTEAPKAPEKAPFFLPSTTGKENPMASKLQGETEAESNSRITRVEKARFEEVLSTKLRAGAETGSYDEFIEHLKSLSPSSADLELRSLSIGDGDEDSNELLHFIRALTARLKTRRDYELTQAWMTVFLRLHFDLVMENQDLLAALSEWKSYQERECNRLDGLVGYCSGVVSFLRSPRT from the exons ATGCCTCATAAGGATGCTGACCACCCCGTGGTCAAGCGCCAGAAGACTGCGGCGCCCGCCAATGCTTCAAAAGCTACTTCAGACTCTTCGAGAATATTTGCGCCCTTCCGT ACTGTCGGTCTAGTATCACCTACCAGTGTCCCTTTCACATCAATCCCCCTGGGGAAGACCACCTTTCAAATCTCAACCTCAGTTGGCCGATCTATTCAGACTTACGATCTTCGTCGCGGATTGAACCTCGTCTTCATTACTCGCCCGCAAACCCCCGCCGACATCACCGCGACTCTCGCCTGGAAGGAAAAGGTTTTCGCAGCATGGGGTGGATCAAAGAAGGGCGACGCTCAGGGTATCTGGGTGTTCCAGAGGGGCAAGAAGGTCGATGAGCTTGCGTTGCCCTCAGATCTCAACGAGCCTGTCAAGCAAATTCTTATCCTGGGAATATGGACTATCGTCGCTGCTACTACGCGGATCGAGGTTTTCAAGACGGCCACTCTAGAGCACTACACCACTATTCACACTACACCTGCTAACAACCGCGGCAACGAAATCACTGGTGGCATTGTTTCTATGCCAActtttctcaacaagatTTTCGTGGGTCGCAAAGATGGTTGGGTCGAGATCTGGAACGTCAGCACCGGCAAGCTCATTTACACCATCCTTCCTCCGGCTCCCGATTGCGGTTCTGTGACATGCCTAGAACCTAGTCCTGCTCTGTCTCTCCTGGCTATCGCCTATTCTGAAGGAACTCTTATCATCACGAATGTCTTAACTGACAAGGTCACTCTCCGTATTGAAGCTGGAAGCTCAGAGGCGCAGGTCAACTCAATCTCTTTCCGGACTGATGGTATGGGAGCGGGTAATGATGGACGAAAGGATGGTGTTATGGCTACGGCGACAGCTGCTACTGGAGATGTCACATTCTGGGATTTGAACGGTGGTGGCCGTGTTATGGGTGTTTTGCGAAGCGCCCATAACCCTCCTTCTTACGATGGACCGCTTGTCCGTGGTGGGATCAGCAAGATCGAGTTTCTCCCTGGACAACCAGTCGTGGTGACCAGCGGTCGCGATAACTCTCTCAAGTCCTGGATCTTTGACGAAACACCCTTCTCTCCTATTCCTCGAATTCTCCACTCACGCAGTGGTCATGCTGGTCCTGTCAACTGTCTCGAATTCCTTCCTACCGACTTTGAGGGTGCTGATGCTGGTAACAAGTGGTTGCTCAGTGGTGGACAAGACCGAAGTCTTTGGGGATGGAGTTTGCGCCGTGATGGTCAGAGCACAGAGTTGAGTCAGGGTAATATTcgcaagaaggccaagaagattggTATTCTAGCCACAAACGCTCTATCTCACGGACCTACAACAACGTTGGAGGACCTCAAGGCTCCTGAGATTACTTGTATGGCATCATCACTCAACCGAGATGGTGGTATCGGTGCTATGCCCGGCAACCAGCCTATATGGCAAAAGTCACGAGACAGGAAGAAGGCCCAGGATGCCGAGGTCAGTGGTATGACTGGTTGGGAGAGTGTCGTCACTGCTCATAAGAACGATCCTTATGCCAGGACATGGTTCTGGGGCCGAAAGCGAGCTGGTCGATGGGCTTTCCCTACTGGAGATGAAACCAACGTCTCTACTGTTGCCATCAGCCCTTGCGGTACCTTTGCGCTTATTGGTGCTGAATCTGGTGGTATTGATATGTACAACCTTCAGTCAGGAAATCATCGCCAGCGATTCCCTTCAAGATTGACCCCGGGTCAAGCTCGCCAGCTCAAGATGCAGCAACTACGACAGGCTGACGATATCGTACAAATGCATGCCGAGGCTACTCGCCAGTTCCCCGTTGGTACCGGAAAGCACACTAAGCGTATTACCGGCCTTGTTGTCGATTCCATGAACAAGAACGTGGTATCTTGCTCTCTGGATGGCAAAATCAAATTCTGGGACTTCTTGACCGGAAACCTATTAGAGCAGATTGACTGGGCACCTATGACATTCCCAACGGGATGCAGATACCACCCTGCGAGCAATTTGCTTGCTTTCTCATGCGACGATCTATCAATTCGGGTGGTGGATATGGAGACCAAGAGAACCATTCGTGAATTCTGGGGACCTCAAGGTGCCATCAACGATTTCTGCTTCTCCAACGATGGACGATGGATCATCGCTGCTTCTCAAGATTGTGTCATTCGTGTATGGGATCTCCCCACGAGTCACTTGATCGATGCTATCAGACTCGAGAAGCCTTGCAAGGCGCTGGCAATGTCTGTTACTGGCGAATACTTGGCTGCAACAATCGAGAACGAGCTGGGAGTGACACTCTGGACCAACAAAGCCCTGTTCAAGCATGTTCCCACACGTCAAATCtccgagaaggagattggCCAAGTCTCTGCTCCTACAGTATCCGGCGAGAACAGCCATGGTATGCTGGAGGGTGCGTTTGAGGAGGAGCAAGCCGAAGATGAGGACACTGTGGTGGCACCAACAATCGAACAGCTCAGCTCTGAGCTCACAACGCTGTCTTTGGTTCCCAAGAGCCGCTGGCAAACATTGCTCCACCTGGATCTTATTAAGGAGCGAAATAAACCCACAGAGGCCCCCAAGGCTCCCGAGAAggctcccttcttcttgccttcGACGACAGGAAAGGAGAATCCTATGGCTTCTAAGCTCCAGGGCGAGACTGAGGCAGAGAGCAACTCTCGCATCACAAGAGTCGAGAAGGCTCGTTTTGAAGAGGTTCTCAGCACCAAGCTTCGTGCTGGAGCAGAGACAGGAAGTT ATGATGAGTTCATTGAGCATCTCAAGTCTCTCTCCCCCTCAAGCGCAGATCTCGAACTTCGCTCGCTTTCCatcggcgatggcgatgaggacTCGAATGAGCTGTTACATTTCATCCGCGCTTTGACAGCTCGACTCAAGACTCGTCGAGACTATGAGCTTACCCAGGCGTGGATGACCGTGTTCCTGCGATTACACTTTGATCTGGTGATGGAGAACCAGGATCTATTGGCGGCGCTGAGCGAGTGGAAGTCATATCAAGAGAGGGAGTGCAACCGGTTGGACGGACTGGTTGGATACTGCAGTGGTGTAGTTAGTTTCCTGAGGAGTCCAAGGACATGA